A single genomic interval of uncultured Desulfobacter sp. harbors:
- the yedE gene encoding YedE family putative selenium transporter has protein sequence MAKNFFSTRVGIIVVGAVIGILAAVLQKLGNPGNMGICVACFERDIAGAIGLHRAGVVQYVRPEIIGFVLGSLVAAYSFKEFKPRCGSAPIVRFILGVFAMIGALVFLGCPWRAVLRLAGGDLNAVLGILGLGFGVWIGVMFLKSGYNLGRSQSTHTGAGWMLPLVMVGLLVLMFIYPQVSGEAKSGVLFYSLKGPGAMHAPLLISLVVGLGIGFLAQRSRFCTMGALRDLILFGQTHLLSGFLSLLIFACIVNVILGQFNLGFAGQPVAHTLHVWNFLGMALAGLAFALAGGCPGRQLFLAGEGDTDASVFVLGMIAGAAFSHNFGLASSPKGLGPHGIAAVIVGFAVCLFIGFEKKP, from the coding sequence ATGGCTAAAAATTTTTTTTCCACCCGCGTCGGCATCATTGTTGTGGGTGCTGTGATCGGAATTCTTGCCGCTGTTTTACAGAAACTTGGAAATCCGGGAAATATGGGAATCTGCGTTGCCTGTTTTGAACGGGATATCGCGGGTGCCATCGGGTTGCACAGGGCTGGTGTTGTCCAGTATGTCCGCCCTGAAATTATCGGATTTGTGCTGGGCTCCCTGGTGGCTGCCTACAGTTTTAAGGAATTTAAACCAAGGTGTGGATCAGCGCCCATCGTTCGTTTTATCCTGGGTGTTTTTGCCATGATTGGTGCCCTTGTTTTTCTGGGGTGTCCCTGGCGTGCCGTGCTTCGCCTGGCTGGTGGTGACCTGAATGCTGTTCTGGGAATTTTGGGCTTAGGCTTCGGGGTCTGGATCGGGGTTATGTTTTTGAAAAGCGGATATAACCTGGGACGTTCCCAATCCACCCATACCGGTGCCGGATGGATGCTGCCCCTGGTGATGGTTGGTCTTCTCGTTCTTATGTTTATTTATCCCCAGGTGTCAGGGGAAGCTAAAAGCGGTGTGTTGTTTTACAGCCTCAAAGGGCCCGGGGCCATGCATGCACCGTTGCTGATTTCCCTTGTAGTCGGTCTGGGCATCGGCTTTTTGGCCCAGCGCAGCCGGTTCTGCACCATGGGGGCGCTTCGTGACCTGATTTTGTTCGGCCAGACCCATTTGCTTTCAGGCTTTTTATCCCTTTTGATTTTTGCCTGTATTGTGAATGTTATTTTAGGCCAGTTTAATCTTGGATTTGCAGGCCAGCCCGTGGCTCACACTCTTCATGTTTGGAATTTTCTGGGTATGGCCCTGGCCGGTCTGGCCTTTGCCCTGGCCGGCGGCTGCCCCGGGCGTCAGCTTTTCCTGGCCGGTGAAGGGGATACCGATGCTTCCGTCTTTGTGCTGGGAATGATTGCCGGTGCGGCGTTTTCCCATAATTTCGGACTGGCAAGCTCTCCTAAGGGTCTTGGGCCCCACGGTATTGCCGCTGTTATCGTCGGTTTTGCCGTTTGCCTGTTTATTGGATTTGAAAAAAAGCCATGA
- a CDS encoding sulfurtransferase TusA family protein, giving the protein MSKIVDARGLSCPQPVLMTLDAIKSGSDGELEVIVDNMASRENVVRAAESKGWTVFDIKDNDDKTQIFIRKG; this is encoded by the coding sequence ATGAGCAAAATAGTCGATGCAAGGGGACTTTCCTGCCCCCAGCCGGTACTGATGACCCTGGATGCCATAAAATCCGGCAGCGATGGTGAACTTGAAGTTATCGTGGACAACATGGCCTCAAGGGAGAATGTGGTCCGGGCCGCAGAGAGCAAAGGCTGGACCGTTTTTGACATCAAGGATAATGACGATAAGACGCAGATTTTTATCCGGAAAGGATGA
- a CDS encoding DUF3343 domain-containing protein, producing the protein MILVFKRISRLFNRTPKDGTRKAKEDLGILVFENTSEVIQAENFLKSRGWEIKVMGPPPGIQSGCDLVIQFPLIERLMLARQLEEAGLPPLEVVPVTHPLLKPVDLFHTKDFGDYLMVRAANMKLTIEKKTKLIVNISGGGCPDVPYLAREMVGRHLDEAPRPGQIGHTLCGYALELAHKEMIRQCS; encoded by the coding sequence ATGATATTGGTGTTCAAGCGTATATCCCGCCTGTTTAACCGGACGCCGAAAGATGGAACCCGGAAGGCAAAGGAAGATCTGGGCATTCTGGTGTTTGAGAACACATCCGAAGTGATCCAGGCGGAAAATTTTTTAAAATCCCGGGGATGGGAAATCAAGGTAATGGGTCCTCCCCCCGGGATCCAAAGCGGCTGCGATCTGGTGATTCAGTTTCCCCTCATTGAAAGGCTGATGCTGGCAAGACAGCTTGAGGAGGCGGGGCTTCCACCCCTGGAAGTGGTGCCGGTGACCCATCCTTTGCTAAAACCCGTGGACCTTTTTCATACCAAGGATTTTGGTGATTACCTCATGGTCCGGGCTGCCAACATGAAGCTGACCATTGAAAAGAAAACAAAACTTATCGTCAATATTTCAGGCGGCGGGTGTCCGGATGTACCCTACCTTGCCCGGGAAATGGTGGGCAGACACCTGGATGAGGCCCCAAGACCCGGCCAAATTGGGCATACACTGTGCGGATATGCCCTGGAGCTGGCCCATAAGGAGATGATTCGCCAATGCTCTTGA
- a CDS encoding NAD(P)H-hydrate dehydratase, producing MLLIVGTVPDETFPLTFGPAVLDGADMIVNGIRVPVNRGTPALVGAVLAACQVLGPLPVETALVGDIGTGKGSRQLYELLSRELPGMATTTLAFHYLQPDVDWHNKVLFAVEEMEKRPVLIADAGFMYAAKMSGQAQSYDLFTPDVGELSFLADETAPHPFYTRGFILHQDNNVPDLIARAYEHRNGARHLLVKGSVDYVVADGDITGQVSKPAAEAMEAMGGTGDTLTGIVCALIESGKSIPDACRIAALVNRMAGMYANPTPACQVMDIILQIPKALARVLEDPDI from the coding sequence ATGCTCTTGATTGTCGGCACAGTGCCGGATGAGACCTTTCCTTTAACCTTTGGACCGGCAGTCCTGGACGGTGCTGATATGATCGTCAACGGCATCCGTGTGCCTGTGAACCGGGGAACCCCGGCCCTGGTCGGCGCAGTGCTGGCCGCCTGTCAAGTGCTTGGACCGCTGCCGGTGGAAACCGCGTTGGTCGGTGACATCGGCACCGGCAAGGGTAGCCGGCAACTTTATGAACTCCTGTCCCGGGAACTGCCGGGTATGGCGACAACCACCTTGGCGTTTCACTATCTTCAGCCTGACGTAGACTGGCACAATAAAGTTCTTTTTGCCGTTGAAGAGATGGAGAAACGGCCTGTTCTCATTGCAGATGCCGGGTTCATGTACGCGGCCAAGATGAGCGGCCAGGCCCAAAGCTATGACCTTTTTACCCCGGATGTGGGGGAACTCTCCTTTCTGGCGGACGAAACTGCGCCCCATCCGTTTTATACCAGAGGCTTTATTCTGCACCAGGACAATAATGTGCCGGATCTTATTGCCCGGGCTTATGAACACCGGAACGGTGCCCGCCACCTTCTGGTCAAGGGCAGTGTTGATTATGTGGTGGCTGACGGTGACATCACAGGTCAGGTCAGCAAACCGGCGGCCGAAGCCATGGAAGCCATGGGCGGCACCGGGGACACCTTGACCGGCATTGTCTGCGCCTTGATTGAATCCGGGAAAAGCATCCCGGACGCCTGCCGTATTGCCGCCCTTGTGAACCGTATGGCCGGGATGTATGCCAATCCGACACCCGCCTGCCAGGTGATGGACATTATTTTGCAGATTCCTAAAGCCTTGGCCCGGGTTCTCGAAGATCCAGATATATAA
- a CDS encoding asparaginase domain-containing protein, with amino-acid sequence MNTISIITTGGTIDKIYFDAKSEYEVGPPNAIEVLHQFNLQVPYTITSLMRKDSLDLTDEDRELIAETVAADPCRMIIITHGTDTMPETARHIIAHGGAKDKTVVLTGALLPAMFSDTDAVFNIGCALGAVQKACPGVYIAMNGKIFMGGKVIKNRKLNRFEE; translated from the coding sequence ATGAACACAATTTCGATTATTACTACCGGCGGAACCATTGATAAGATTTATTTTGACGCAAAAAGTGAATATGAAGTAGGGCCTCCCAACGCCATTGAGGTACTTCATCAGTTCAACCTACAGGTGCCTTACACGATTACATCGCTTATGCGTAAAGACAGCCTTGATTTAACGGATGAGGACAGGGAGCTTATCGCCGAAACGGTTGCAGCAGACCCTTGCAGGATGATTATTATCACCCACGGGACAGATACCATGCCGGAAACAGCCAGGCACATCATCGCCCATGGCGGCGCAAAGGATAAAACCGTTGTGCTCACGGGCGCTCTTCTTCCTGCCATGTTCAGTGACACGGACGCGGTGTTTAATATCGGCTGTGCCTTAGGCGCTGTGCAAAAGGCTTGCCCCGGTGTTTATATCGCCATGAACGGAAAAATATTCATGGGGGGCAAGGTAATTAAAAACAGGAAATTGAACAGGTTTGAAGAATAG